The following DNA comes from Mesotoga sp. UBA6090.
CAAAATATCCCCTTTGAAGGGCTCGGAAGTGATGGGGTAAATAGTCCCGTTCTTTAGTAGTATTGACATATAGGACCTCCTTCATTGAAAGTTATACAATGATTGTATCAGACGTGATACGTATTACAAACTTATAATTGAGCTTTCATTTCAACAAGTTTCTGAGAGGGGAGTAAATATGCTTGAGGATGCCGTTGGAAAACAATATTCGAGAAGTGATGTTGAGCGAAACTGCGCTGAGGCGATGATCTACGGAGCAGATGACGAATATAGGCTCAACCTGCCGGAAGAGGCATTCTATACCATGGGGGCCTTTGGAGGTGGAATGAGAATCAAAAGCATCTGCGGAGCTGTTACGGGCTCTCTAGCTGTAATAGGAATTCTCTTCAACAGCGAAGTATATGTAAAGCAGGAGAGAATGAAGCGAATCGCGGAAGAATTCCTAGAAGAATTCGAGAAGAAATACGGACATCTTGAGTGCAGTGTACTTAGGGATAAGTACAGAGATCCAATAATTGGTTGCGAGACCACAGTAAGAATGGCGGCAAAAGTGCTTGAGAAACTGATCGAAAAGTATTCCGGAGAGATTACCTATGGTGTGAAGTGATGCGAGTACAAAAATCAGGACGCAAGGCTGCCTTCGGTAGGAGGCGAGGCCGACTCCGTCGGGAAGTGATGCCCGGGGGAGCATCCGGGGAAGTGAGCCTGCTTCGCAGCACGCCTCTCAGGTCAACCGTCAACGGTCCACCGTCCTCCGAAAAGAGAGTTAAGGACACGAGATTAGGAGAGAGGACGAGACGGAAGAGATGAGATCCCGTGCAGAACCCCCAAACAGGAACATTTTGGGGCAGGCTCTACGGGATGACAATCTTAGGTGATTCTGTAGGGGCGAACGGCTGTTCGCCCGAAGAGGGGGAAGCCCTCTCACAGGCGCAAGGAAGAAGCCAAAAATTTGTCGGTCTGCTGACGCAGGCCAGGCACATTAGACAAGGTTCTCCGTCCAAAGATCCGCTGGTCGCTTGCCAGGAGACGCTGAACGCTTGGAAGAGCAAGGGCATTAAGAACAAAGTCAACCGTCAACGGTCCACCGTCCTCTGAAAAGAACTCTCCTCACAAAACTCTTCTGTAGAAATCTGGAGATGTATTCAACTCTCTGGTATGAAAGCTATTTTGTGGGCAGAGATTAAAAGCTCAACAATCTTGACATGAAAGAATGGGAAGAGCTCAAGCAGGCAAGTCTCTGTTTATATTCTGCAGCAAACAAGTCTCTTGGTGTTGTGCAACTGGACAGGAAGAATGGGCCGAAATGCTCTGCGACAAACCATCTCTCCTCTTTACGCAAGAAGCGAAGTGACCCGCTAACACACGTCATTTTGATATATTCGTTGTGAACATGAAATGATCCTATTGTATGGTTTGCTATCACAAAGATCGGGTCGTTCGCCCCTTTCGATTACTCTGCTGTGTTTTATTCAGGCTAAGTCAAATTGTATATGTTGAGATGACGTGCTTTCTGTGAGGAGAACCTTGAAGAGAGTTGTACCGGCTTCTTCCAAGAGTAGTTCTATAAAGAAACTTTCTGGCAGGAATGTCTACTACTATGACGTTCTTTTCCGAAGCAATTCTCATAGCGATAGGATTCGATACAGGACGTTTAAGCCTGTGGGATGCCTGCCTTATCCTCTTGTAACGCGTCTTGATAGCATTGTGAACAAAAAAGTCTCTAACCAGCCCAGCACCTCTGAACTAGAATCGCGGGGCTCACTCTCACACGACTTTCAAAAGAAGATCCAGCAAGACAACGCACTCAAAACTTATGAACCGCTTGCTCCTATAGACTGCTCTTAACCCTATACTAGGATTGAACGCATACAATGACGGTATCGTGTTACAGTTCTTTCTCGTATAACTGCTTTGTGTATTTAAAGACTTTGCCAAACTTCCATGTATGATCATAGAACTTCACATCCAGCTTCATCTGCATATGTCCCTCAACAAGAAGATCAAGGTTAAGTATGTTGTTTTCGAGACTACCCTGCAGGGCGAAAGGAGTC
Coding sequences within:
- a CDS encoding C-GCAxxG-C-C family (seleno)protein, which produces MLEDAVGKQYSRSDVERNCAEAMIYGADDEYRLNLPEEAFYTMGAFGGGMRIKSICGAVTGSLAVIGILFNSEVYVKQERMKRIAEEFLEEFEKKYGHLECSVLRDKYRDPIIGCETTVRMAAKVLEKLIEKYSGEITYGVK